The Polypterus senegalus isolate Bchr_013 chromosome 1, ASM1683550v1, whole genome shotgun sequence genomic sequence GTTTTAGCTAAATTCCATGATTTGAGTTATCATAACAAGAAATGTTATGCCACAGCACAAAACAAAGCAGTGAAGCCAGGTTTTAAACTCACCTGACCAAATGATCATTatgctatttatttacttatatttcaGGTAAGTCATGGTGCAAGTTGTGCATGTCtcagcaataaaaaaatatttcctacAGTATTAAGAACAATACCAAGTGACTATCATCAGAGTAGAGCTTTGGTGCAGCTCGTCAAGCATTTTGGATGGACTTGGGTTGGAGCAATAAGAAGTGATAATGATTACGGGAACTATGGAATGGCAGAATTTATTAATATTGCACAGCAAGAGGGGGTTTGCATTGAATACTCAGAGGCCATTTTCAGAACTTACCCGCGGAAAAAATTTCTCACTGTTGTAGATATTATCAAAAGCTCCACATCAAAGGTGATCATTGCCTTTGTATCTTTTAATGACTTAGAAATTCTACTGAAGGAGTTATTCCTGCAAAATGTTACTGGTTTACAGTGGATAGGCACAGAATCCTGGATTTCAGCCAGAAATCCTTCAATTGTGGAGTACTACAGAATTATGAGTGGAGCACTTGGAACAGCAGCGAGCAGCACAATTATACCTGGTCTTAAAGAATTTTTAGTCAATGTACGTCCTTCGTCAACCCCTGGCAATACTGGTCTGAATAAATATTGGGAGTTTCTCTTCAACTGTACCCCATTCAGGTATAACCAGACTGAATCATTACCTTTTTGTACAGGATCTGAAGACCTCAGTGAAGTGAATAACCAATACACAGACTTATCAAATAATGGATATTCAAGTAACGTGTATAAAGCTACGTATGCTGTAGCATATTCACTACATAACCTGCTAGCATGTCAAAACTGTACGACAGCTGATACTAACAGTACATGTTCTAAACAATTGAACATTGAGCCACTCAAGGTaacaattgtgtttattttagttttaatgcattgttacaAATGTATATCTCAAGTTTACACAAACTGTATGTTTTAGTGTTATTTTAATGCCTGCATTCACAAATTTCTAatatattaatgttatttaattgcCTGCATTCactaatttttaatatatttggatATTAAGAAAAGTTACACTCCTTTTGAATACTGATATTAGTTAattcataatattttaatatcaactaattacattaattaatattaattattgaaattaattatctattaatatatataatatccatACTGAGCTTTAATTTGTTCTTTCTAtggaatataatatttaaaaaaaagatagttATTGATCAATTTAATTAATTTCCTGTATAAAATATAAGAGTTATTAAAATGAATCATTTCAagtataattatgtattttttttagatGTTGCAGCATTTAAAAACAGTCAATTTTACAACCAGTAATggagaaaacttttattttgatgAAAATGGAGATCCTGCAGCAAAAGTCAAAACTTACGACTTGGTCAACTGGCAACTCAATAAAGAGGGTGTTGTTGAATTTGTAACAGTTGGTGCATATTATTCTTTTTTACCTGAGGGAAGTCAGTTTATGATTAATAATGACAGCATTGTTTGGTCTGGCACAGGAAAAAAGGTAAAGATCTTACAAGCAgttctgttgttttatttaatattaacctAGCTTGTTTGACTTATAAATGCTTAATGCAATaacatttgcttttttctttagttaatataatgaattaattacatttacatatgTAATTGTCTATTGCATGTTCTGTCCTCTTGGATgcatttaacaaattaaaaaacttaAATTCTCAAAGTGTTTCAGGGATGTTCAAATATAATGTTCAAGGTTACCATTTTGTTTAGACATCTAACATAATACAGCCATTTCTTTCAGGTTATATTTACAGTTTATGAAGTTGTTTATACTGATAAGAGAAACTGAGTCAGTCTGttcatctatatatacagtatatacatatataatgatAAATACCATAGTAAAATaccatttgctttttttattaatacttccgaaaagaatgaaagaaatattTGGAATTTCACCTCATAAGGAAAATTAACATTGATGAATTTTAATATAATGTTTGGCATTTTCTATTCAAATTTAGTATTAAAATAATTCTGTAACACAGTGCAATACAATAGTAAATGAAGGCAGAGATCTCTTGGTACAAAACAGTCTTTTTAAGCACTTAATGCCCTTAAATATATGAGATATACAGTAAGTCTCCCTCTGTTTTCAAACTTTTTCCCAGGTCCCTGACTCGGTCTGCACTGACAGTTGCAAGCCTGGTACTCGTAAAGCTGTTCAAAAAGGCAGACCTGCATGCTGCTATGACTGTATACCCTGTGCTGAGGGGGAAATTACCAATATGACAGGTCAGCAACCAGTAAATGAATTGtgtagaaaaattaaaatgatgaaatGCTGACTTACAGAATTATGTTAGTTTTTACTCACTTTGTCCAATAAACTAAACAATTTTAGTATTTCTTTAAActgtacatttattattaaagttgaaaaaatgaaatggacATTCTGCTTGACATGTAGTAAATTTCAACTTTTCAAGAAGTAGATAATGCTGTAATCATTGTTTTATAAAAATTTGTTAAAACTGCACAGTATTATTTATATCAGAGTATTTTACTGGATAACAAAACACATCATACAAAGAATTATCCAATACATTGTTGTACTAGTGTTTCACTATCATTTCAcctgtaacaaaataataatggaaGAGGTTTAATATATCCTTGTGAACAGGCAATGATGGACAGAAGCATGCAGTATATTCATCTATGGTTCCAGAATTAATTCTGGGCCATCAtcataattaaattaaagaaaatcataGCAATCTTATGAAATTGAGTTTAGTTTCCAGTACATACGAGTGtgacatttagaattttttttgagTACGAAAAATGTGACTACAATGTATTAGATACATTATTATATTGCACCTGCTTGGACGTTAATTATATTGTATTTGTAAAGTCTGTGTTCACATAGTTAGGAGTATATGTAGTTGGATTATTCATGGTTTCTGCCAATTGAATTATCTAGTGCTATTTGTAGGTATTGGCCATGAAACCTACATATTGTGGAAGTAACGGGGGCCATACCGCTCCGTGatcccagacacagacaggcatagAGACACGAGTCCACAAGCACACACTTTATTTCCTCATGGGGCAGCTCTATTCCCCAGCCCCCCACTTCTGAGCACAGTACACAATAAACAGAACACAATactgctcagtcccttctctcttcttctttctttccccTCTGcctctttttgtcttttgtgttgcctccactcctctccacgcAAGCTTTGTACACCACCTCCTggctctggctccttgaatgaaGTGAGGTGGCTTCCTTTATAGCCCTCAGAACTGCTCCAGGTGTACTTTGATTCTGGTGTTGCAGTCCAGGGCTCTGGCcccgatgcaatccagggggggTTGCCCACTCGTGttccggggaaggtattgccgtGAACTTGTCCTCTCCCCTAGACCTTCCATCAcaagggcatcccggccgggcaagtgccccagccgtctgccacaataaTATATGTGTATGCATTCCACTCTAGATATACTAAGGAAACCTAATACCTAAAACGTTTGGTAATGCAAATGTTGCTTTCCAAACATGTCTGTAAAAGCAACTCCAGGTGAAGAGTGAAGGACCACacagtaaatgattttaaattataCCTGATAATTTTACTACTGTTGAATTGTGCTCCTTTTCTTATAGGTATATCTTTTAagagagcaaaataaataaatattgaaataattctttttttgttttacatttttattgtagaCTCTACTGATTGTTTGAAGTGCCTCCCGGAatacaaatcaaataaacaaaaagatcagTGTATTTTAAAGGAAATTGAATATTTATCATTTCAAGAAATGATGGGAATGCTACTTGTCTTGTTATCATTGTTGGGAGCATCTTTGACTATATTTgtcacttttgtgttttatttgaacaAAGACACACCAATTGTTAAAGCCAACAATTCAGAACTAAGTTTCCTTCTTCTCTTTTGCTTAattctttgctttctttgttcTCTTACTTTTATTGGACGCCCATCTGAATGGTCTTGCATGTTGCGCCACACAACATTTGGCATcacatttgttttgtgtatttcttgTGTTCTAGCAAAAACAGTAGTGGTGTTGATGGCGTTTAGAGCCACACTCCCTGGTAGAAATGTGATGAGGTGGTTTGGACCTTTTCAACAGAGGTTAAGTGTTTGTGCTTTTGCCCTGGTACAAGTCATTATATGCACAATATGGTTATCTAAATCTCCTCCTTTTCCCAACAAAAATATGCAACACTCtcctgaaattattattttagaatgtCATTTGGGATCTATAATTGCTTTTTATGCTGTTTTAGGGTATGTTGGTATTCtagcattattttgttttgttttggcattTCTGGCTCGCAAACTTCCAGACAATTTCAATGAAGCCAGGTTCATCACATTCAGTATGTTGATATTCTGTGCTGTTTGGCTTACTTTTATCCCAGCCTACATTAGCTCTCCTGGGAAGTACACAGTGGCCGTGGAAATCTTTGCTATTTTGGCTTcaagttttggtttgcttttttgtatatttattccaAAATGCTACATTATACTACTGAAAccacagaaaaacacaaagaaaaacatgatgggtaaaatgccattaaaatctgtttaatatacagtaactatgataaaaaaatattgtcaGATGTTAAGTAATATAAACCCAATGCAATGATATTGTCAGTCAAACTGAAGCCAGTCAAATGCATCATAATAATTGTACaatgcaatatatattttattcttttaatcagTAACACAAAATTCCATAGCATTTCAGTTAACAAAATACTGTTATTTTGcagtaaagtaaaaagcaaacattgaaccaaacaaaacaaaagattatTATACTATTTATACTAAAGTATactcttcctttctctcttcctctctatatattgtaagattaatgctatatagcacctgacccgacacagattggacacagaaggcacatgaaaaataaaccaaatatttttatttttcttcgtctgtgggccacaccttccccgtacccacagacacaacatagtcccaagcacacaagtaacacaaacactttctcttcctccttggcaccaccactcctcccaggcaaccttgtcctcgtCCGcctgactctggcccctgagtggtgttTGCTGGCtcattttatagttcacccagaagtgctccaggtgcttaattCCTGAATTCCGGCTGCAGTTCCGGGTGTGAGGAATATGTTGCCAatacaggctcaggagtcccaaacataATGCCCCCTGGCGGTGCTTGCGGGACTCAACAGGGTTGCACCACTCCAGGGAggcagccatctagtgtccaggggaaggtattgcagtgtccagggctgctccccctgaatatcgTGTGCAGGGGTGTCCCGACTGGGTATGGATGCCAACcgtcctgtatatatatatatatatatatatatatatata encodes the following:
- the LOC120534280 gene encoding extracellular calcium-sensing receptor-like, with product MSHSKIFTAEQVLEKLLDSDDDDDDDDGKSSLLDYFASQEESAFQEFLDPFEDKLVLQQPFCKLWRNMELPMFSNDGDIIIGGIFSLYDRPINVNVSFKIKPEEIRCEIELQCAQTMIFAIEEINNSTEILPGVKLGYKIYDACRDVLLALKSAMALVSGQEEGQLNGESCLRSSNVLAIIGQSSSSPTVGFATALGSFHIPVVSHGASCACLSNKKIFPTVLRTIPSDYHQSRALVQLVKHFGWTWVGAIRSDNDYGNYGMAEFINIAQQEGVCIEYSEAIFRTYPRKKFLTVVDIIKSSTSKVIIAFVSFNDLEILLKELFLQNVTGLQWIGTESWISARNPSIVEYYRIMSGALGTAASSTIIPGLKEFLVNVRPSSTPGNTGLNKYWEFLFNCTPFRYNQTESLPFCTGSEDLSEVNNQYTDLSNNGYSSNVYKATYAVAYSLHNLLACQNCTTADTNSTCSKQLNIEPLKMLQHLKTVNFTTSNGENFYFDENGDPAAKVKTYDLVNWQLNKEGVVEFVTVGAYYSFLPEGSQFMINNDSIVWSGTGKKVPDSVCTDSCKPGTRKAVQKGRPACCYDCIPCAEGEITNMTDSTDCLKCLPEYKSNKQKDQCILKEIEYLSFQEMMGMLLVLLSLLGASLTIFVTFVFYLNKDTPIVKANNSELSFLLLFCLILCFLCSLTFIGRPSEWSCMLRHTTFGITFVLCISCVLAKTVVVLMAFRATLPGRNVMRWFGPFQQRLSVCAFALVQVIICTIWLSKSPPFPNKNMQHSPEIIILECHLGSIIAFYAVLGYVGILALFCFVLAFLARKLPDNFNEARFITFSMLIFCAVWLTFIPAYISSPGKYTVAVEIFAILASSFGLLFCIFIPKCYIILLKPQKNTKKNMM